The following coding sequences lie in one Cyanobacterium sp. Dongsha4 genomic window:
- the ntcA gene encoding global nitrogen regulator NtcA: protein MQSLSMSEQPLASVFRQIGAGIYTPVVEKFERGKTIFFPGDPAERVYFLMKGAVKLSRVYEAGEEITVALLRENSVFGVLSLITGQKSDRFYHAVAFTPVELLSAPIEHFQRSLKENPELSRLMLQGLSSRILQTEMMIETLAHRDMASRLVSFLLILCRDFGIPSPSGITIDLKLSHQAIAEAIGSTRVTVTRLLGELRQENLITINKKKITVHNPVALSQQFA from the coding sequence ATGCAATCATTGTCTATGTCTGAACAACCTTTAGCTTCAGTTTTTCGTCAAATTGGGGCGGGAATTTATACCCCTGTGGTGGAAAAATTTGAACGGGGTAAAACAATTTTTTTTCCGGGTGATCCTGCGGAAAGAGTATATTTTTTAATGAAAGGTGCTGTCAAGTTGTCACGGGTTTATGAGGCAGGGGAAGAGATTACCGTGGCTTTGTTGCGAGAAAATAGTGTTTTTGGGGTCTTGTCTTTGATTACTGGGCAAAAATCCGATCGCTTCTACCATGCGGTGGCTTTCACTCCTGTGGAATTACTTTCTGCTCCTATTGAGCATTTTCAGCGTTCTTTAAAAGAAAATCCTGAGTTGTCTAGGTTGATGCTACAAGGCTTGTCGTCTCGAATATTGCAAACGGAAATGATGATTGAGACTTTAGCCCATCGTGATATGGCTTCTCGTTTAGTTAGTTTTTTATTGATTCTTTGTCGGGATTTTGGTATTCCTAGCCCTAGCGGTATTACTATTGATTTAAAGTTGTCACATCAAGCGATCGCAGAGGCTATTGGTTCAACACGGGTAACGGTGACTCGTTTATTAGGAGAATTAAGACAAGAAAATTTAATTACTATTAATAAGAAAAAAATCACAGTACATAATCCTGTTGCCCTTAGTCAGCAATTTGCATAA